The following proteins are co-located in the Arctopsyche grandis isolate Sample6627 chromosome 3, ASM5162203v2, whole genome shotgun sequence genome:
- the LOC143909310 gene encoding proton-coupled zinc antiporter SLC30A2-like, with translation MCDHMNWDEIRTDGGERWGSGGSAGMEPPDGMDAPLLHDESYTEIPIPEAGGNPELWTHCHWSPKVISKAAGPQLLAATIMCGVFMVGELVGGYLAGSLAIMCDAAHLLSDCAGFLLALSALFLSRRPPSSRMSYGYRRAEVIGALLSILLIWLVTGIFVYLAILRLWEGNYDIQVNAMMIVSGVGMCVNILMAMILHGACPGLAHAHSHGHSHSSRPAANGHLQYSEATNAMNGYAKSSSSSYRDSKNGYRNLAMDPLLNDTGALAEVQPSTGNGVTGQQPLIGGTRSKAPHATTNLFSSINGDYTMKEIVPGMSGANASIQSGFDDVEMLQAAAVRNGSISHEVSTEQSINVRAATIHVLGDLIQSAGVFLASVIIKIYPEAKIVDPLCTFVFSIIVMCTTLKILREASNVLMEGVPLQVRYESVLAALRGIAGVRAVHSLHIWSLTNQHNILTVHLAIDQYTDSDSTLKQALNIIRTKFRIDLATVQVERYNEEAMTDCVQCAANTDT, from the exons ATGTGTGATCACATGAATTGGGACGAGATACGCACCGACGGCGGGGAGAGATGGGGCTCTGGTGGATCTGCTGGAATGGAGCCGCCTGACGGGATGGACGCTCCGCTTCTCCACGAT GAGTCGTACACTGAGATCCCGATCCCGGAGGCTGGCGGTAATCCCGAGCTGTGGACCCACTGTCATTGGAGTCCGAAAGTCATCAGCAAAGCGGCCGGTCCTCAATTGCTGGCCGCCACTATCATGTGTGGCGTTTTTATG GTCGGAGAACTAGTTGGAGGATACTTGGCTGGAAGTTTGGCCATCATGTGTGATGCTGCCCACTTGCTGAGCGACTGCGCCGGGTTCCTGCTGGCGCTGAGCGCCCTCTTCCTGTCGAGACGTCCTCCCAGCTCGCGAATGTCTTACGGCTATCGTCGAGCTG AGGTGATAGGCGCTTTGCTGTCGATCCTGTTGATATGGCTCGTCACCGGTATATTCGTCTACCTGGCCATTCTTCGGTTGTGGGAAGGCAATTACGACATTCAAGTCAACGCTATGATGATCGTGTCCGGAGTTGGAATGTGCGTCAATATATT GATGGCTATGATCCTTCACGGAGCGTGTCCAGGGTTGGCTCATGCCCATAGCCACGGTCACAGTCACAGCAGTAGGCCGGCCGCTAACGGACATCTCCAATACAGCGAAGCCACCAACGCCATGAACGGGTACGCAAAGTCATCGTCGTCATCGTACCGCGACTCGAAGAACGGATATCGAAATCTCGCCATGGACCCCCTGCTGAATGACACCGGAGCCCTGGCCGAGGTTCAGCCGTCGACGGGCAACGGCGTCACCGGTCAGCAGCCCCTCATCGGTGGGACCCGGAGCAAAGCCCCCCACGCTACGACCAACCTCTTCAGCTCGATCAACGGCGACTACACGATGAAGGAGATCGTGCCGGGCATGTCGGGGGCCAACGCCAGCATCCAGAGCGGATTCGACGACGTCGAGATGCTCCAGGCAGCGGCCGTGCGCAACGGCTCGATCTCGCACGAAGTCTCCACCGAGCAGAGTATAAACGTACGAGCTGCCACCATTCATGTGCTCGGCGATTTGATACAGAGCGCTGGAGTATTCCTCGCTTCGGTCATCATCAAAATTTAT CCTGAAGCCAAGATCGTGGATCCGTTGTGCACGTTCGTATTTTCGATCATAGTCATGTGCACCACACTGAAGATACTCAGAGAAGCGTCCAACGTCCTCATGGAAGGCGTTCCACTGCAAGTCAG ATATGAAAGCGTGTTGGCAGCTTTGCGAGGAATAGCCGGAGTACGAGCAGTCCACAGCTTGCACATATGGTCTCTCACCAACCAACACAACATCCTCACCGTTCATTTAGCAATCG ATCAGTACACGGACTCGGACAGCACGCTAAAGCAAGCGCTGAACATAATCAGGACCAAGTTCCGGATCGACCTGGCCACCGTGCAAGTAGAGCGATACAACGAAGAAGCCATGACCGACTGTGTGCAATGCGCCGCTAACACCGACACCTGA